A window of Drosophila santomea strain STO CAGO 1482 chromosome X, Prin_Dsan_1.1, whole genome shotgun sequence genomic DNA:
GTCGTGAGCCACGCAGCAGCTCCCCTcccctgcagcagcagcagcaatatcagcagcaacagctgcaacagcaacagctgcaacatcagcagcagcacttcGCCAGTCTGATGAGCAGTCACAGTAACAACAACTCCAACACCAACAAACAGCCGCTGAGCAGCGACAACAATGCGGAGGACACCAGCAACGATGTGTCCGAGATTGGCACCATATCCGACCTGACCACTCCGGAGGCAGTGGGTCTGTCCATTGGATTCGCTGCAGGAGAGTTGGCCAGCCGGGCGGGCACTCCACCGCAAACGGCGCAAGCTCCACCGACATCAGTGGCGGGCAGCACTGCCAATGGAACCGCAACCgcaaccggaaacggaagcggaaaTGGAACAGCAAACggaaatgcagcagcaacggGCAGCGGACTGGTGCCCTTGAGCCTGCACACTAAATCATCGACCTTCGATTATCTGTACGAGTTCTCGGAGACGCGCAAGGTGCTGGAGGAGTTCTTCAAGTGCCCCTCCACCGACGAGCAGCCCATCATGGAGAATGGCAGCGATGTGGACAGCATTGTGAGTAGGAGAGAGATTGCTTGTTTCCACTTTAATTAGTTGCTAATTGTTGCTAACGCTGAAATATATATCCAATATTGTTTTCAAGGATATCCAGTACGAGTTCCACAGCAACTTTGAGCGCGACGAGGAGGATTTggccgaggaggaggaagccgatgacgacgaggaggTCGACGACGATGCCGACGAGGAGAACGACGAGgccgaggatgaggacgagcCATTGGACCAGGATCGTGACCAGAACTACCGCCCACAGGCGTTACCGCCCACATCCGGCCACATCGCCTCCGAGCGCCTTGTGTTCGCTGGCTATGGACAGCAGTCGCAATCGCAGGCGCAGCTCACCGCTCAGCCGATGAGCGGATCGAGACGACACTATAGCGGCAGTCCGCTGATACGGGACTTTGACTTCTTCCTGGACTCCACCAGTCGCAGCAGCGGCGAGCGGGATGCCGATCAGGATGGGCTCAATCACAACCAGCTGCTGAGCACGAGCAGCGGACATGGCGGGCACGGAAGCGTGGGAGgcgtgggagtgggagtgggagtgggcaGTGGAATAGGCGTGGGTCCGGGTGGTGGCCACAACTACCGCTATTCGCCGGAGACCACCGACTACGATTCCAACTGCGGCGATATGGACAGTAAGTGGTTTGAGTACCCCCGTTCGAGTAACCGAAGGCTAAGCAAATCCCAATCCTCAATGTTCCAGGTCTCTCGGGTGAGATGAATGGCGGGGTGTCGACCTCCTGCTCGAACTACGCTAAATTCTATGCCTCGGCCATGCCGGTCCTGGAGGATGGCCTCTCCTCCGGTCACACCAGTGACAccgagaacaacaacaacaaccagaagAACCTGCAGCAGTCGACGCTCAACCAGGGCGGCCAGTGCCCCAACAGCTTGAGCGGCAGCACCAGCATCGGTGGCAGTGGCGGCATCTCCATGCTGATGGACATGAAGCGCATCTCGACGAACCACAGCCTCAATAGCATGAACAACCAgaccatcaccatcaccagcaacaccaacaccaccaacacAACCAGCACAACGGATAGCAATGGCGGTGTCGGCGTGGTGGGTCACCATCTGGTGGCCACACTCGTCCACAGTCCCAACAATGGGCAGGCGAAGTCGCAGGGTAAGCCGCAGCTGCAATCACAGCCGCCAAAGACATTGTCACTAGATCAGAGTCCCAGCAACCACAGCAAAGTGTTCAAGAACATTGATCCGGAGTTGGATTCGCTCTACTCCATTGGTAACTATCACTATCATCTCCTATTTACGTAATACATTACACTTACTTATAGGAGTTTTCCACCGTCCAGACACGGTGCAGATGACGCCACCTCCGCCCGCTCCGGCGCCACATCGCAAGCCCAACATCAATGGCTGCTCCAGTGGCGTTGTGAACACCAATGGCAGCAGCGACGTGGATCTGCTGCAGCCGAGCACCAAGCACACTCCATTGGCGGCGGCCATTAGTTCCACGCTGCAGCGCAGTTCGCCCACCTCGACGATAACCGGAAATGGTATCGCgaccggaaacggaaacggaagtggaaAGACCAGAAGCGCcagcagcaattgcagcagcagcgccaacGGCGGCATGCCACCGCCCATTCCGGAGAGAACCAACCTCGTTGCCGCAGTCCAAAGATCTCCATCACCTGGCCGCAACTCACCCGTATGGCTATCGCGACACTTGGACGGTGGCGCTGGCAAGGATCTGCTGGAATCCGGCTCCGATAATCACTCAAAGAATCACAGCGCCGACGAGGAAGACGTGGACACCGATCTGGAGACGGACCGCCTGCTGGGCCACCAGAGGCTGGACGACCAGGGCTACTACGATGAGAACAAGAGCTGGGATCGCAAGCCGCGCTCGCTGCTCTCGAAGATCTCGCCCAAGCAGCAGATACCGAGCACCAAGACGCGCAACGGCTACAATGCCCTGCTGAGCTCCACGCCGGAACTGCCGcccccgattccgccaaagGGTCAGTccggattgggattgggtctCACGCTGGGCGCCGGCAATGGTGGCAAGCTGCTCGACTTGGTTGGCGGCATGGTGCAGCGCAGCTTATCGCGCAGCTCGTCGGAGCACAGTGAGAAATCGCCCAGTATAATGCCCATTTCTGGCGGGGATCTGTGTGCCGGCGGCGTGGATGTGGTTGCCTCTGCTGTGGCGGCCACCGCGGCAACGGTGGTGGCCAGCACGCCGGCGTTGGGTAGTCCCGGTAATGGCGGCGGATCGGAGCGATCCGCTCAAGGCATGACCAATCCGGGTGGAGCAGTCAAGCTGGGCGAGCAGGAGATGGGCGCCATTAACGGTGGCAGCGCCATGCCATTGGGAGCTGGATCgggaactggagctggatcgggagcgggagcgggatcTGGAACTGGAACGGGTGCCAATGCAGCTGTGGTGGCCAACAGCaacgccagcaacaacaacaacaacgtcAGCAGCGGcggtggcaacaacagcaacaacagcagcggcagcggcgccggcagcaacagcaacagcggcgagaaaaaagtgaaaaagagTAAGAGCAAAGAAGGTAAATGTGTTGGGTTTATCCTTCGTTTGATTGTTCCTATATATATTGTtcccatatatgtataaccAAATAACCGTATATTCGTATAtccatatgcatatatataatatatatatatatatatatatatatagtggcCTGCCATGTTGTCGGTGTGCATTtgatgttgtcgttgtcgttgtcgttgtcgcaATTGTCGCAAACAACGAAACGCCTAATTTCGAAAGCGTAGAGCAGAGCAAATTCAAAATCAGAAACATTCAATCGGTGGCTGCGATGTAAATGCGAAATTGTATTGTATAATGTGTAATTTCGATAATCCTATATTATCTGCAATCAATCCAATTTTTGATCAAGACAATCCGTATTaatcgtatatatatattttttacctATCATTTCTCTGTATTCTTTCGCATATTTATTTGCGTATTTTTGCATGCGTCGTTCGTTCGTTCAACCAAATCAATAAACCAAACTCTACTCTTCATTTtactgtgtctgtgtgtgtgtaccaTACTTTGTAAGATAAAGTTCCATTTTGTAATAGCATCTAAGATACAACACTAACAATATCACACGAAACAAGGAATGTggctacatacatatatagaaaCATAGAATTTTAGTCTTTTAGGGAATATAACGAAAGTATTAATAGATTTATTGCGAAAGTCCTGCATATTGTGGTTGCTTTTCAAAATAgtgataataatatttaacaatGTATTTTATATTAGTATTAAACGAAAGCAATAAGTATATCGTAACAGATATGGAATAAGATCAGATAAGATCAGTTTTTATAATAGACTGCTAGCCCACACATGCACGTACACCACACCAATCAACTAACACGCGACATGTACTCTATGATCACCGACTCCTTGCCAACCGAGTTGCTAATCAAGTCCTTCATCTTCTCACCAACTGCAGGCGGTGCAGTGCTCATCGAGGGCGTTCTCTTCAGGGCCAAGTACTTGGGCTCCACGCAGCTGGTCTGCGAAGGTCAGCCCACGAAGTCGACGCGCATGATGCAGGCGGAGGAGGCCGTCTCCAGGATAAAGGTAAAGTGTCCTTCGACACCCTTCCCATTTCCCAGCTATTTGTTGTAATGCTCGCCCGACTCGATCGATTGCTTCGATCAGCTGTAGCTTCTTTTGCGCCTCGATCGGTTCTGTGTTTGTAGTGGGTAGAAATCCTGTAATCCTGTAATCCTGTAAAAGAAAATCCAGATCAGAGGCTGCCACAGATCTTGCAAAATAGTCCTTTATCCTTTAATCGTTTACAACGCATTTGTTTAACCCTTATGAATTAAAGAAGTAAAGAATGTCATTGAAATAGAAGAACAACGACAATTCCGATTGTTATACTTAagttaaataatttgaatttgtggTGTTCTTGTCAAGTCTCAAGACtaaagtacatacatatattcaagTAAATATTAGATTGTGGCAATCACCTGAATTGCTACCCCAGCTGCCCCCTGCACCAATTAAGCAAAATTATCAATTATCAGCTATTTTTGATCCCAATGATCTCCGATTTTTGATTTGCCCGAACACCACCACCTCTCCCGCCACCCACTAGCCCACTAAGCTGATTGAAGGACCGAACTTgggaacaacaaaaaaaaaaatactatagaaaaaaaagaaactcaTTAACTGTTTACTGTTATATTTTCATGCATCACCTCCTCCACATCAAATGCTCCGCATCCGCGATGACCAACCACGCTAACGAAACCACGTATCgccatattaaaaaaaaaaaaacaaaaaaaaaaaccgaatcTATATTGAATAAAAATCCAAATCAATTCGCATTTTAGGCGCTGGTAAGTAATGGAAACACTAGAGCGAATACCAAAACACCCAAATACCCACCCAACAAATACCCACCCAAAACACCCAacaacccaacccaaccacCTGTCGTTTGCCTGAGTTGCCTTGAATTAAATTGGACCCAACACATTTGGCCCGCTGTAACTCTTGTGTTATCCAAAATCAAAGCTTGTCTCCCGGCGATCCCGCCAATTATCCAGTTCCACAACCGATTAAGCATGATCCATAGTTAttataaacattaaaaatcattttgcaGGCACCCGACGGCGATGTGCAGCCCAGCACAGAGGTGGATCTGTTTATATCGACGGAGAAGATCATGGTTCTGAACACGGACCTCAAGGAGATCATGATGGATCACGCCCTGCGCACCATCTCCTACATTGCGGACATCGGGGAtctggtggtgctgatggCCCGTCGTCGCTTTGTTCCCCAGGACATCGATGATGCACCCAAGCCGAATCGCACGCCCAAGATGATCTGTCACGTGTTCGAGAGCGATGAGGCGCAATTCATTGCCCAG
This region includes:
- the LOC120455472 gene encoding uncharacterized protein LOC120455472 isoform X6; the protein is MVSTTLTTLAAGQTTSSSNHHHHHHHSHQQQQQQQQQQEQSQQQQQPHQQLPYQQRGYYALNGSLELDCDTSNTNSNGNSNSNSSSSNNIGYQQHQQQQQQQPPLILSQALLSPSPPLNDQISLLFPKCRPKQQQQQQQQQQQQQQQQQLQPAQQQQQQHVLPTHDVNRSCNSNSNSNSNRSSSPTSAGVVGEPLANVSVSPPPPPKATPTSTPSYYKSVNIITQSPPPHSTSSHSSESLSSVTPRISTNPFLCAPLTPPTPPHHQHQQQQQQQQHHHHQHQQQQQQQEQQEQDTTGESVVEGSRSSRCGAAGEVLEYPASFYYHTVGDSRRGPGPGYTEMPRKRNSALPASNRQQQQQQQQQQQLHNGNGSQNPFIKENYWEAPPTRASLLLHSPTEYSEEPQQQQQQQQQQQQQQQQQQQQQQQQQQHTHASARRAYHQQREQVYGISQRSQQQHILRVGRSPVNRSFPQQQQQQQQQQQQQQQQQQQQQQQQQQQHQQIPTARSNPCADGLTPLASHYLYGSKSSLDQHPGDWEPREQRKMRLREEREREREREREREREREREHLLLEQQQQLQLQEVQAARDNHLSHLAGQQQQQQLQQRKRHVYGEERESRERDRERDMERDHRLVNGNADPNESWQHLRVTTETLAEEGGKHGKPVDKHQQLQQHQQHQMHNTNPSQNPEVNVYREHKLDKLDKLDAWKLERNYTLAVESRHGIIEYEGSPRRIGVTSSNVLATGAAATASAAADESEPPAAAEAAATATAAAVAAAAAAAVATAAPQPQQQVPMATVPPLSSTATSLQKTAARAALAALAQSHPHNSHNILSSLLPHSPNPIQSYPVRPGFPQRIISPPSREPRSSSPPLQQQQQYQQQQLQQQQLQHQQQHFASLMSSHSNNNSNTNKQPLSSDNNAEDTSNDVSEIGTISDLTTPEAVGLSIGFAAGELASRAGTPPQTAQAPPTSVAGSTANGTATATGNGSGNGTANGNAAATGSGLVPLSLHTKSSTFDYLYEFSETRKVLEEFFKCPSTDEQPIMENGSDVDSIDIQYEFHSNFERDEEDLAEEEEADDDEEVDDDADEENDEAEDEDEPLDQDRDQNYRPQALPPTSGHIASERLVFAGYGQQSQSQAQLTAQPMSGSRRHYSGSPLIRDFDFFLDSTSRSSGERDADQDGLNHNQLLSTSSGHGGHGSVGGVGVGVGVGSGIGVGPGGGHNYRYSPETTDYDSNCGDMDSLSGEMNGGVSTSCSNYAKFYASAMPVLEDGLSSGHTSDTENNNNNQKNLQQSTLNQGGQCPNSLSGSTSIGGSGGISMLMDMKRISTNHSLNSMNNQTITITSNTNTTNTTSTTDSNGGVGVVGHHLVATLVHSPNNGQAKSQGKPQLQSQPPKTLSLDQSPSNHSKVFKNIDPELDSLYSIDTVQMTPPPPAPAPHRKPNINGCSSGVVNTNGSSDVDLLQPSTKHTPLAAAISSTLQRSSPTSTITGNGIATGNGNGSGKTRSASSNCSSSANGGMPPPIPERTNLVAAVQRSPSPGRNSPVWLSRHLDGGAGKDLLESGSDNHSKNHSADEEDVDTDLETDRLLGHQRLDDQGYYDENKSWDRKPRSLLSKISPKQQIPSTKTRNGYNALLSSTPELPPPIPPKGQSGLGLGLTLGAGNGGKLLDLVGGMVQRSLSRSSSEHSEKSPSIMPISGGDLCAGGVDVVASAVAATAATVVASTPALGSPGNGGGSERSAQGMTNPGGAVKLGEQEMGAINGGSAMPLGAGSGTGAGSGAGAGSGTGTGANAAVVANSNASNNNNNVSSGGGNNSNNSSGSGAGSNSNSGEKKVKKSKSKEGGAVLIEGVLFRAKYLGSTQLVCEGQPTKSTRMMQAEEAVSRIKALAPDGDVQPSTEVDLFISTEKIMVLNTDLKEIMMDHALRTISYIADIGDLVVLMARRRFVPQDIDDAPKPNRTPKMICHVFESDEAQFIAQSIGQAFQVAYMEFLKANGIEDHRFVKEMDYQEVLNSQEIFGDELEIFAKKELQKEVVVPKAKGEILGVVIVESGWGSMLPTVVIANLMSSGAAARCGQLNIGDQLIAINGLSLVGLPLSTCQTYIKNTKNQTVVKFTVVPCAPVVEVKIKRPETKYQLGFSVQNGVICSLLRGGIAERGGVRVGHRIIEINNQSVVAVPHEKIVNLLATSVGEILMKTMPTSMFRLLTGQENPIYI
- the LOC120455472 gene encoding uncharacterized protein LOC120455472 isoform X1; this translates as MVSTTLTTLAAGQTTSSSNHHHHHHHSHQQQQQQQQQQEQSQQQQQPHQQLPYQQRGYYALNGSLELDCDTSNTNSNGNSNSNSSSSNNIGYQQHQQQQQQQPPLILSQALLSPSPPLNDQISLLFPKCRPKQQQQQQQQQQQQQQQQQLQPAQQQQQQHVLPTHDVNRSCNSNSNSNSNRSSSPTSAGVVGEPLANVSVSPPPPPKATPTSTPSYYKSVNIITQSPPPHSTSSHSSESLSSVTPRISTNPFLCAPLTPPTPPHHQHQQQQQQQQHHHHQHQQQQQQQEQQEQDTTGESVVEGSRSSRCGAAGEVLEYPASFYYHTVGDSRRGPGPGYTEMPRKRNSALPASNRQQQQQQQQQQQLHNGNGSQNPFIKENYWEAPPTRASLLLHSPTEYSEEPQQQQQQQQQQQQQQQQQQQQQQQQQQHTHASARRAYHQQREQVYGISQRSQQQHILRVGRSPVNRSFPQQQQQQQQQQQQQQQQQQQQQQQQQQQHQQIPTARSNPCADGLTPLASHYLYGSKSSLDQHPGDWEPREQRKMRLREEREREREREREREREREREHLLLEQQQQLQLQEVQAARDNHLSHLAGQQQQQQLQQRKRHVYGEERESRERDRERDMERDHRLVNGNADPNESWQHLRVTTETLAEEGGKHGKPVDKHQQLQQHQQHQMHNTNPSQNPEVNVYREHKLDKLDKLDAWKLERNYTLAVESRHGIIEYEGSPRRIGVTSSNVLATGAAATASAAADESEPPAAAEAAATATAAAVAAAAAAAVATAAPQPQQQVPMATVPPLSSTATSLQKTAARAALAALAQSHPHNSHNILSSLLPHSPNPIQSYPVRPGFPQRIISPPSREPRSSSPPLQQQQQYQQQQLQQQQLQHQQQHFASLMSSHSNNNSNTNKQPLSSDNNAEDTSNDVSEIGTISDLTTPEAVGLSIGFAAGELASRAGTPPQTAQAPPTSVAGSTANGTATATGNGSGNGTANGNAAATGSGLVPLSLHTKSSTFDYLYEFSETRKVLEEFFKCPSTDEQPIMENGSDVDSIDIQYEFHSNFERDEEDLAEEEEADDDEEVDDDADEENDEAEDEDEPLDQDRDQNYRPQALPPTSGHIASERLVFAGYGQQSQSQAQLTAQPMSGSRRHYSGSPLIRDFDFFLDSTSRSSGERDADQDGLNHNQLLSTSSGHGGHGSVGGVGVGVGVGSGIGVGPGGGHNYRYSPETTDYDSNCGDMDSLSGEMNGGVSTSCSNYAKFYASAMPVLEDGLSSGHTSDTENNNNNQKNLQQSTLNQGGQCPNSLSGSTSIGGSGGISMLMDMKRISTNHSLNSMNNQTITITSNTNTTNTTSTTDSNGGVGVVGHHLVATLVHSPNNGQAKSQGKPQLQSQPPKTLSLDQSPSNHSKVFKNIDPELDSLYSIGVFHRPDTVQMTPPPPAPAPHRKPNINGCSSGVVNTNGSSDVDLLQPSTKHTPLAAAISSTLQRSSPTSTITGNGIATGNGNGSGKTRSASSNCSSSANGGMPPPIPERTNLVAAVQRSPSPGRNSPVWLSRHLDGGAGKDLLESGSDNHSKNHSADEEDVDTDLETDRLLGHQRLDDQGYYDENKSWDRKPRSLLSKISPKQQIPSTKTRNGYNALLSSTPELPPPIPPKGQSGLGLGLTLGAGNGGKLLDLVGGMVQRSLSRSSSEHSEKSPSIMPISGGDLCAGGVDVVASAVAATAATVVASTPALGSPGNGGGSERSAQGMTNPGGAVKLGEQEMGAINGGSAMPLGAGSGTGAGSGAGAGSGTGTGANAAVVANSNASNNNNNVSSGGGNNSNNSSGSGAGSNSNSGEKKVKKSKSKEGGAVLIEGVLFRAKYLGSTQLVCEGQPTKSTRMMQAEEAVSRIKALAPDGDVQPSTEVDLFISTEKIMVLNTDLKEIMMDHALRTISYIADIGDLVVLMARRRFVPQDIDDAPKPNRTPKMICHVFESDEAQFIAQSIGQAFQVAYMEFLKANGIEDHRFVKEMDYQEVLNSQEIFGDELEIFAKKELQKEVVVPKAKGEILGVVIVESGWGSMLPTVVIANLMSSGAAARCGQLNIGDQLIAINGLSLVGLPLSTCQTYIKNTKNQTVVKFTVVPCAPVVEVKIKRPETKYQLGFSVQNGVICSLLRGGIAERGGVRVGHRIIEINNQSVVAVPHEKIVNLLATSVGEILMKTMPTSMFRLLTGQENPIYI
- the LOC120455472 gene encoding uncharacterized protein LOC120455472 isoform X8, whose product is MVSTTLTTLAAGQTTSSSNHHHHHHHSHQQQQQQQQQQEQSQQQQQPHQQLPYQQRGYYALNGSLELDCDTSNTNSNGNSNSNSSSSNNIGYQQHQQQQQQQPPLILSQALLSPSPPLNDQISLLFPKCRPKQQQQQQQQQQQQQQQQQLQPAQQQQQQHVLPTHDVNRSCNSNSNSNSNRSSSPTSAGVVGEPLANVSVSPPPPPKATPTSTPSYYKSVNIITQSPPPHSTSSHSSESLSSVTPRISTNPFLCAPLTPPTPPHHQHQQQQQQQQHHHHQHQQQQQQQEQQEQDTTGESVVEGSRSSRCGAAGEVLEYPASFYYHTVGDSRRGPGPGYTEMPRKRNSALPASNRQQQQQQQQQQQLHNGNGSQNPFIKENYWEAPPTRASLLLHSPTEYSEEPQQQQQQQQQQQQQQQQQQQQQQQQQQHTHASARRAYHQQREQVYGISQRSQQQHILRVGRSPVNRSFPQQQQQQQQQQQQQQQQQQQQQQQQQQQHQQIPTARSNPCADGLTPLASHYLYGSKSSLDQHPGDWEPREQRKMRLREEREREREREREREREREREHLLLEQQQQLQLQEVQAARDNHLSHLAGQQQQQQLQQRKRHVYGEERESRERDRERDMERDHRLVNGNADPNESWQQYEGSPRRIGVTSSNVLATGAAATASAAADESEPPAAAEAAATATAAAVAAAAAAAVATAAPQPQQQVPMATVPPLSSTATSLQKTAARAALAALAQSHPHNSHNILSSLLPHSPNPIQSYPVRPGFPQRIISPPSREPRSSSPPLQQQQQYQQQQLQQQQLQHQQQHFASLMSSHSNNNSNTNKQPLSSDNNAEDTSNDVSEIGTISDLTTPEAVGLSIGFAAGELASRAGTPPQTAQAPPTSVAGSTANGTATATGNGSGNGTANGNAAATGSGLVPLSLHTKSSTFDYLYEFSETRKVLEEFFKCPSTDEQPIMENGSDVDSIDIQYEFHSNFERDEEDLAEEEEADDDEEVDDDADEENDEAEDEDEPLDQDRDQNYRPQALPPTSGHIASERLVFAGYGQQSQSQAQLTAQPMSGSRRHYSGSPLIRDFDFFLDSTSRSSGERDADQDGLNHNQLLSTSSGHGGHGSVGGVGVGVGVGSGIGVGPGGGHNYRYSPETTDYDSNCGDMDSLSGEMNGGVSTSCSNYAKFYASAMPVLEDGLSSGHTSDTENNNNNQKNLQQSTLNQGGQCPNSLSGSTSIGGSGGISMLMDMKRISTNHSLNSMNNQTITITSNTNTTNTTSTTDSNGGVGVVGHHLVATLVHSPNNGQAKSQGKPQLQSQPPKTLSLDQSPSNHSKVFKNIDPELDSLYSIGVFHRPDTVQMTPPPPAPAPHRKPNINGCSSGVVNTNGSSDVDLLQPSTKHTPLAAAISSTLQRSSPTSTITGNGIATGNGNGSGKTRSASSNCSSSANGGMPPPIPERTNLVAAVQRSPSPGRNSPVWLSRHLDGGAGKDLLESGSDNHSKNHSADEEDVDTDLETDRLLGHQRLDDQGYYDENKSWDRKPRSLLSKISPKQQIPSTKTRNGYNALLSSTPELPPPIPPKGQSGLGLGLTLGAGNGGKLLDLVGGMVQRSLSRSSSEHSEKSPSIMPISGGDLCAGGVDVVASAVAATAATVVASTPALGSPGNGGGSERSAQGMTNPGGAVKLGEQEMGAINGGSAMPLGAGSGTGAGSGAGAGSGTGTGANAAVVANSNASNNNNNVSSGGGNNSNNSSGSGAGSNSNSGEKKVKKSKSKEGGAVLIEGVLFRAKYLGSTQLVCEGQPTKSTRMMQAEEAVSRIKALAPDGDVQPSTEVDLFISTEKIMVLNTDLKEIMMDHALRTISYIADIGDLVVLMARRRFVPQDIDDAPKPNRTPKMICHVFESDEAQFIAQSIGQAFQVAYMEFLKANGIEDHRFVKEMDYQEVLNSQEIFGDELEIFAKKELQKEVVVPKAKGEILGVVIVESGWGSMLPTVVIANLMSSGAAARCGQLNIGDQLIAINGLSLVGLPLSTCQTYIKNTKNQTVVKFTVVPCAPVVEVKIKRPETKYQLGFSVQNGVICSLLRGGIAERGGVRVGHRIIEINNQSVVAVPHEKIVNLLATSVGEILMKTMPTSMFRLLTGQENPIYI
- the LOC120455472 gene encoding uncharacterized protein LOC120455472 isoform X4 — its product is MVSTTLTTLAAGQTTSSSNHHHHHHHSHQQQQQQQQQQEQSQQQQQPHQQLPYQQRGYYALNGSLELDCDTSNTNSNGNSNSNSSSSNNIGYQQHQQQQQQQPPLILSQALLSPSPPLNDQISLLFPKCRPKQQQQQQQQQQQQQQQQQLQPAQQQQQQHVLPTHDVNRSCNSNSNSNSNRSSSPTSAGVVGEPLANVSVSPPPPPKATPTSTPSYYKSVNIITQSPPPHSTSSHSSESLSSVTPRISTNPFLCAPLTPPTPPHHQHQQQQQQQQHHHHQHQQQQQQQEQQEQDTTGESVVEGSRSSRCGAAGEVLEYPASFYYHTVGDSRRGPGPGYTEMPRKRNSALPASNRQQQQQQQQQQQLHNGNGSQNPFIKENYWEAPPTRASLLLHSPTEYSEEPQQQQQQQQQQQQQQQQQQQQQQQQQQHTHASARRAYHQQREQVYGISQRSQQQHILRVGRSPVNRSFPQQQQQQQQQQQQQQQQQQQQQQQQQQQHQQIPTARSNPCADGLTPLASHYLYGSKSSLDQHPGDWEPREQRKMRLREEREREREREREREREREREHLLLEQQQQLQLQEVQAARDNHLSHLAGQQQQQQLQQRKRHVYGEERESRERDRERDMERDHRLVNGNADPNESWQHLRVTTETLAEEGGKHGKPVDKHQQLQQHQQHQMHNTNPSQNPEVNVYREHKLDKLDKLDAWKLERNYTLAVESRHGIIEYEGSPRRIGVTSSNVLATGAAATASAAADESEPPAAAEAAATATAAAVAAAAAAAVATAAPQPQQQVPMATVPPLSSTATSLQKTAARAALAALAQSHPHNSHNILSSLLPHSPNPIQSYPVRPGFPQRIISPPSREPRSSSPPLQQQQQYQQQQLQQQQLQHQQQHFASLMSSHSNNNSNTNKQPLSSDNNAEDTSNDVSEIGTISDLTTPEAVGLSIGFAAGELASRAGTPPQTAQAPPTSVAGSTANGTATATGNGSGNGTANGNAAATGSGLVPLSLHTKSSTFDYLYEFSETRKVLEEFFKCPSTDEQPIMENGSDVDSIYEFHSNFERDEEDLAEEEEADDDEEVDDDADEENDEAEDEDEPLDQDRDQNYRPQALPPTSGHIASERLVFAGYGQQSQSQAQLTAQPMSGSRRHYSGSPLIRDFDFFLDSTSRSSGERDADQDGLNHNQLLSTSSGHGGHGSVGGVGVGVGVGSGIGVGPGGGHNYRYSPETTDYDSNCGDMDSLSGEMNGGVSTSCSNYAKFYASAMPVLEDGLSSGHTSDTENNNNNQKNLQQSTLNQGGQCPNSLSGSTSIGGSGGISMLMDMKRISTNHSLNSMNNQTITITSNTNTTNTTSTTDSNGGVGVVGHHLVATLVHSPNNGQAKSQGKPQLQSQPPKTLSLDQSPSNHSKVFKNIDPELDSLYSIGVFHRPDTVQMTPPPPAPAPHRKPNINGCSSGVVNTNGSSDVDLLQPSTKHTPLAAAISSTLQRSSPTSTITGNGIATGNGNGSGKTRSASSNCSSSANGGMPPPIPERTNLVAAVQRSPSPGRNSPVWLSRHLDGGAGKDLLESGSDNHSKNHSADEEDVDTDLETDRLLGHQRLDDQGYYDENKSWDRKPRSLLSKISPKQQIPSTKTRNGYNALLSSTPELPPPIPPKGQSGLGLGLTLGAGNGGKLLDLVGGMVQRSLSRSSSEHSEKSPSIMPISGGDLCAGGVDVVASAVAATAATVVASTPALGSPGNGGGSERSAQGMTNPGGAVKLGEQEMGAINGGSAMPLGAGSGTGAGSGAGAGSGTGTGANAAVVANSNASNNNNNVSSGGGNNSNNSSGSGAGSNSNSGEKKVKKSKSKEGGAVLIEGVLFRAKYLGSTQLVCEGQPTKSTRMMQAEEAVSRIKALAPDGDVQPSTEVDLFISTEKIMVLNTDLKEIMMDHALRTISYIADIGDLVVLMARRRFVPQDIDDAPKPNRTPKMICHVFESDEAQFIAQSIGQAFQVAYMEFLKANGIEDHRFVKEMDYQEVLNSQEIFGDELEIFAKKELQKEVVVPKAKGEILGVVIVESGWGSMLPTVVIANLMSSGAAARCGQLNIGDQLIAINGLSLVGLPLSTCQTYIKNTKNQTVVKFTVVPCAPVVEVKIKRPETKYQLGFSVQNGVICSLLRGGIAERGGVRVGHRIIEINNQSVVAVPHEKIVNLLATSVGEILMKTMPTSMFRLLTGQENPIYI